Proteins from a single region of Oreochromis niloticus isolate F11D_XX linkage group LG7, O_niloticus_UMD_NMBU, whole genome shotgun sequence:
- the LOC100701996 gene encoding T-box-containing protein TBX6L → MEMTGGHDDVHHTADSSLNESMSLAHPYQPSGIRMTLENADLWQSFHSIGTEMIITKHGRRMFPHCRVRVSGLQPFTNYVITMDIVLVDGFRYKWKKEQWEIAGAADPHPPCHTYMHPDSPAPGRHWMKQPLSFPKLKLTNNTLNQHGHIILLSMHRYYPRFHVVQADNPYALRWGSVQSFSFPETAFTAVTAYQNPKITKLKIDHNPFAKGFREGGTHSHSKRLSNKSPPAKRPTLDRDDLSNSSPSLQRMPSTSQFTQMEASRASTQQSLKGGHLSGSALEPDPSESIHVEPLVLREYNCSSDEQMVPASMPYQPYRSEYGMFPYPSRDPDGAQIFLHPPPNSRSAAEPCIQQHGYYHQYNTTADWSQSPVLSYTTW, encoded by the exons ATGGAGATGACAGGAGGACATGATGACGTGCACCATACCGCTG ACTCCAGTTTAAATGAGAGCATGTCGTTAGCTCACCCATACCAGCCCAGTGGCATCAGGATGACCCTGGAGAACGCTGATCTCTGGCAGTCCTTTCACAGCATCGGTACAGAGATGATTATCACAAAACATGGAAG GAGGATGTTTCCACACTGCAGGGTCAGAGTATCCGGGCTCCAGCCTTTTACCAACTACGTCATCACGATGGACATCGTTCTTGTAGATGGCTTCAGGTACAAG TGGAAAAAGGAGCAGTGGGAGATCGCAGGAGCGGCAGACCCCCACCCCCCGTGTCATACATACATGCACCCAGACTCTCCTGCTCCAGGAAGGCACTGGATGAAGCAGCCACTATCTTTCCCCAAGCTTAAGCTCACCAACAATACCTTGAATCAGCATGGCCAT ATCATCCTGCTCTCCATGCATCGCTACTACCCGAGGTTTCATGTGGTCCAGGCGGATAACCCGTACGCTCTCCGCTGGGGCTCTGTGCAGAGCTTCTCATTCCCAGAGACGGCATTCACTGCAGTCACTGCTTACCAAAACCCAAAG ATTACCAAATTGAAAATTGATCACAACCCCTTCGCTAAAGGCTTCAGGGAAGGAGGCACTCATTCTCACAGTAAGAG GTTGTCAAATAAAAGCCCCCCTGCAAAGAGACCCACACTGGACAGGGATGACTTGAGCAACAGCTCTCCAA GCCTGCAGAGGATGCCCTCCACCTCTCAGTTCACACAGATGGAGGCGAGTCGGGCCTCCACACAGCAGTCACTGAAGGGAGGTCATCTTTCAGGCTCAGCTCTGGAGCCGGACCCGTCTGAGAGTATACACGTTGAGCCCCTGGTGCTGCGGGAGTACAACTGCAGCAGTGATGAACAGATGGTGCCTGCTTCCATGCCATACCAACCATACAG GTCTGAGTACGGCATGTTCCCATACCCTTCCAGAGATCCAGACGGTGCGCAGATCTTCCTCCACCCTCCTCCTAATTCACGTTCTGCAGCTGAACCTTGCATCCAACAACATGGCTATTACCACCAGTATAACACCACAGCAGACTGGAGCCAGAGCCCAGTCCTGTCATACACAACTTGGTAA
- the plgrkt gene encoding plasminogen receptor (KT), translated as MGALLSKSMDDNFKKQQEFMLMNARLQMERQILMQNQMRERQMAMQIAWSREFLNYFGSFFAVATVGLTAGAIKRKNPGMLAPIIPLSFIFAYQMDSAYGTLIYRMRGEAENIMETENDRLQLPQGTPTFESIEKARRAKSSLSAFLEK; from the exons ATGGGTGCCCTACTGTCCAAATCCATGGATGacaattttaaaaagcaacaagAATTCATGCTAATGAATGCACGGCTGCAG ATGGAGCGTCAGATTCTGATGCAGAACCAGATGAGAGAGCGGCAGATGGCGATGCAGATCGCATGGTCCAGAGAGTTTCTGAACTACTTTGGCAGTTTCTTTGCGGTGGCCACAGTGGGGCTAACTGCAGG AGCTATTAAAAGAAAGAACCCGGGCATGCTGGCTCCCATCATACCACTCAGTTTCATATTTGCCTACCAGATGGACAGCGCCTATGGAACGCTTATTTATCGTATGAGAG GGGAAGCTGAGAATATCATGGAAACTGAAAATGACCGTCTACAGTTGCCTCAAGGGACTCCAACCTTTGAGAGCATAGAGAAGGCCCGCCGTGCTAAAAGCAGCCTCAGCGCCTTCTTGGAGAAATAA